The following proteins are co-located in the Fibrobacter sp. UWB15 genome:
- a CDS encoding STAS domain-containing protein, giving the protein MQINKTLNGDALTIAITGRIDTLTAPQLDAEIQGKLDGIKSLVIDLKNVEYISSAGLRIFLAAQKIMNKQGSMVVKNASSAIKEIFEVTGFCDILTIE; this is encoded by the coding sequence ATGCAAATCAACAAAACACTTAACGGAGATGCACTGACTATCGCTATTACAGGACGTATCGATACCCTGACCGCTCCGCAACTGGACGCCGAAATCCAGGGCAAGCTGGACGGAATCAAGTCCCTCGTCATCGACCTGAAGAACGTGGAATACATTTCTTCTGCCGGTCTCCGTATTTTCCTTGCCGCGCAGAAGATCATGAACAAACAGGGTTCCATGGTCGTAAAGAACGCAAGTTCGGCCATCAAGGAAATTTTCGAAGTGACCGGGTTCTGCGACATTCTGACTATCGAATAA
- a CDS encoding SpoIIE family protein phosphatase, which produces MGFNFRGLAFKQSLMILAAITVVFGLIFGIMSYKTQNMLNKMTVENGEETSRANVNYIDKLFNASKLIGEDLSHKLTDHPMTKSDMDDFLLQSLFNARNLVPQVVAVVVAYEPGMGPENTEGEYMRLARFDHVDTKLVSGANYQDKEWYYSVRDGKTSRWQEPFIGEFVPEPIAVYTVPLFKKDKNGEDVLVGVLAVDMSIEFLKEEIGSIPVSNSGYALVTTAKNLAVAYPKELAQGKRNRDIIVREKRGQKLIDFDRKGRDSSGLFIGTVADGEESAIYYTTINSTNWTFMVVWPIQKYLEDQKAMRKLFLLMALGGYGIILVIILLISFRVAKPLKELAMAARKLGRGNFDVAIPKMKGRDEVAEFAWAFSNMLTELKDNIEKQKDMKRIERELDLARNIQLSMLPGEERDENSDDDRHELAPFLLPAKEVGGDFYDFFKIDNDHLCVVIGDVSGKGVAAALFMMVARIILRTMTKNLKSVVDAFNKTNYALAKRNRLNMFVTVWAGIIDLRTGHIDFASAGHNPPAIRHKDGSVEFIPSKAGLVMAAMEGTVYKLQTCEMKKGDTLFLYTDGVTEATDSNNQLFNNDRLIEALKKSGNMNTADTCSFVKKEIDSFVKDAPQFDDITMLAIKFNGSDEPVWERYEKTIDVSGNNKGELKSFVEDILTPMDGAKKMQMQDAWERYEKIVDVIPENQDILTAFVEGILAPMDGSMKSQMQINIAIDEIYSNIVKFSGATEVTLIVEIRKATMMARLTFIDNGKPYDPIKQADPDISLPAEEREIGGLGIFIVKKTMDSVCYRRNGDKNELAITKTL; this is translated from the coding sequence ATGGGATTTAATTTCCGCGGGCTCGCTTTTAAGCAGTCCTTGATGATTCTCGCGGCTATTACAGTCGTGTTCGGCTTGATTTTTGGCATCATGAGTTACAAGACTCAGAACATGCTAAACAAGATGACCGTCGAGAACGGCGAAGAAACAAGCCGCGCCAACGTGAACTACATCGACAAGCTCTTTAACGCAAGCAAGCTCATTGGCGAGGACTTGTCGCACAAACTGACCGATCACCCCATGACCAAAAGCGACATGGACGACTTTTTGCTGCAGTCGCTCTTTAACGCCCGCAACCTGGTGCCCCAAGTGGTCGCTGTGGTAGTCGCCTACGAACCGGGAATGGGCCCCGAAAACACAGAAGGCGAATACATGCGACTCGCCCGCTTTGACCACGTTGATACCAAGCTTGTATCTGGTGCGAACTACCAGGACAAGGAATGGTACTACAGCGTAAGAGACGGCAAAACGAGCCGCTGGCAAGAACCCTTCATTGGCGAATTCGTCCCGGAACCGATTGCAGTCTATACCGTTCCCCTTTTCAAGAAAGACAAGAATGGCGAAGACGTGCTAGTCGGCGTGCTTGCCGTTGACATGTCCATCGAATTCCTGAAAGAAGAAATCGGATCGATTCCTGTTTCGAACTCCGGATACGCCTTGGTTACCACCGCCAAGAACTTGGCTGTGGCGTACCCCAAGGAACTTGCCCAAGGAAAAAGAAACCGCGACATTATTGTAAGGGAAAAGCGCGGACAGAAGCTAATCGATTTTGACCGCAAAGGCCGCGACAGCAGCGGGCTGTTTATCGGTACGGTTGCCGACGGCGAAGAATCGGCCATTTACTACACCACCATTAATTCTACCAATTGGACATTCATGGTTGTCTGGCCTATTCAAAAGTACCTGGAAGACCAGAAGGCCATGCGCAAGCTATTCCTGCTGATGGCTCTCGGCGGCTACGGCATCATACTCGTGATTATCTTGCTGATTTCTTTCCGCGTGGCAAAGCCGCTCAAGGAGCTGGCCATGGCGGCCAGAAAACTGGGACGCGGAAACTTCGATGTCGCCATTCCGAAAATGAAAGGCCGTGACGAGGTTGCAGAATTTGCATGGGCATTCTCGAATATGCTCACCGAACTCAAGGACAACATTGAAAAGCAAAAGGACATGAAGCGCATCGAGCGCGAACTTGACCTTGCACGGAACATTCAACTTTCGATGTTGCCCGGCGAAGAACGTGACGAAAACTCCGATGATGACCGCCACGAACTTGCACCGTTCCTGCTCCCCGCCAAGGAAGTGGGCGGCGATTTCTACGACTTCTTTAAAATTGATAACGATCATTTGTGTGTAGTGATTGGCGACGTGTCCGGCAAGGGCGTTGCCGCAGCCCTGTTCATGATGGTTGCACGAATAATCCTCCGCACCATGACCAAGAACTTGAAGTCTGTCGTTGACGCTTTCAATAAAACCAACTACGCTCTCGCCAAGCGCAACCGGCTGAACATGTTCGTAACGGTCTGGGCAGGCATTATCGACCTGCGTACAGGACATATTGACTTTGCCTCGGCGGGCCACAACCCGCCTGCAATCCGACACAAGGACGGCTCCGTGGAATTTATTCCCAGTAAGGCAGGCCTCGTGATGGCCGCCATGGAAGGCACTGTTTACAAGTTGCAGACTTGCGAAATGAAAAAAGGCGACACGCTATTCCTTTACACCGACGGTGTCACCGAAGCGACCGACAGCAATAACCAGCTGTTCAATAACGATAGACTTATTGAAGCGCTCAAGAAGAGCGGCAACATGAACACCGCAGACACATGCTCTTTTGTAAAGAAAGAAATCGATTCTTTTGTGAAGGATGCTCCGCAGTTTGACGACATCACCATGCTCGCCATCAAATTCAACGGAAGCGACGAACCCGTGTGGGAACGCTACGAAAAAACGATTGACGTTTCGGGCAACAACAAGGGTGAACTCAAATCGTTTGTAGAAGACATCTTGACACCAATGGATGGAGCAAAGAAAATGCAAATGCAAGACGCTTGGGAGCGTTATGAAAAAATAGTGGATGTTATTCCCGAAAATCAGGACATCCTGACGGCCTTCGTGGAAGGAATCCTTGCGCCCATGGACGGTTCCATGAAGTCGCAAATGCAGATCAACATCGCTATCGACGAAATCTATAGCAACATAGTCAAGTTCTCGGGTGCGACCGAGGTGACCCTGATTGTGGAAATTCGCAAGGCGACGATGATGGCAAGACTCACCTTTATCGACAACGGCAAGCCCTACGATCCCATTAAGCAAGCCGACCCCGACATTTCGCTCCCGGCCGAAGAACGTGAAATCGGCGGGCTTGGAATCTTTATCGTGAAGAAGACCATGGACAGCGTATGTTACCGCAGAAATGGCGACAAGAATGAACTGGCAATCACCAAGACTTTATAA
- a CDS encoding Rne/Rng family ribonuclease has protein sequence MANKCKRGILISKTPYEKRIAIMEDGELVELVVEGVSSNRVLGNIYKGVVQKVLPALKAAFIDIGLEKAGFLHQEDAMDRNELLRREYGDDDDEDGSSKEVSIDEILQEGQEIMVQVVKEPISTKGARLTTHLSFAGRFLVCMPGTNFIGVSKRERDPAKRREFKKVVRRLKGRDVGYIVRTNGLNESEFEINKQMRELESKWEQTKYNFENQPAETCIYEESDSIEQTVREYFSDNTDYVYIDNRDEYFALREYLKVLSPDKLDKVKLWSSNESLFEYFKIENDYARSLQRQVPLPRGGNLVIEQTEALVSIDVNTGPKVHGKDQGKIILETNIDACYEIAKQLRLRDVGGLIIIDFIDMESEEDNEKVYQEFRKAIRRDKAPISPAPISQFGLMEVTRKRVRVNLMTEKTERCPVCDGDGRIATLESTLGMIDRWMARAKAKGKLREVTLVVSAQVIDVLCKDHNRMFNYLEYKHGMSISLVEDEHAHINQFWFYDKNNEDITDLYKFV, from the coding sequence ATGGCAAATAAGTGCAAGCGCGGAATTTTGATTAGTAAGACCCCTTACGAAAAACGTATCGCCATCATGGAAGACGGCGAACTCGTTGAACTTGTCGTTGAGGGTGTATCTTCTAATCGAGTTCTGGGCAATATTTATAAGGGCGTGGTCCAGAAGGTGCTTCCGGCACTCAAGGCTGCGTTCATTGATATTGGCCTTGAAAAGGCAGGCTTTTTGCATCAAGAAGACGCCATGGACAGAAACGAACTCCTCCGCCGCGAATATGGCGACGATGACGACGAGGACGGTTCTTCCAAGGAAGTCTCGATTGACGAAATTCTGCAAGAAGGTCAAGAAATCATGGTTCAGGTGGTCAAGGAACCGATTAGCACCAAGGGTGCCCGTCTGACCACGCACCTGAGCTTTGCAGGTCGTTTCCTCGTGTGCATGCCAGGCACCAACTTCATTGGGGTGTCCAAGCGTGAACGCGACCCGGCCAAGCGCCGCGAATTCAAGAAGGTGGTCCGCCGCCTCAAGGGTCGCGACGTGGGCTACATCGTTCGTACCAACGGTCTGAACGAATCCGAATTCGAAATCAACAAGCAGATGCGCGAACTCGAAAGCAAGTGGGAACAGACGAAGTACAACTTCGAAAATCAGCCTGCCGAAACCTGCATCTACGAAGAATCCGATTCTATTGAACAGACCGTTCGCGAATACTTCAGCGATAACACCGACTACGTGTATATCGACAACCGCGACGAATACTTCGCCCTGCGTGAATACCTCAAGGTACTCTCGCCGGACAAGCTCGACAAGGTGAAGCTCTGGAGTTCCAACGAAAGCTTGTTCGAATACTTCAAGATCGAAAACGACTACGCCCGTTCCCTGCAGCGTCAGGTACCGCTCCCGCGTGGCGGCAACCTCGTCATCGAACAGACCGAAGCACTCGTCTCTATCGACGTGAACACCGGACCGAAGGTGCACGGCAAGGACCAGGGCAAGATCATCCTCGAAACCAACATCGACGCCTGCTACGAAATCGCAAAGCAGCTTAGGCTCCGCGATGTGGGTGGCCTGATTATTATCGACTTTATCGATATGGAATCCGAAGAAGACAACGAAAAGGTCTACCAGGAATTCCGCAAGGCAATCCGCCGCGACAAGGCCCCGATCAGCCCCGCTCCCATCAGCCAGTTTGGCCTCATGGAAGTCACCCGTAAGCGCGTCCGCGTGAACCTGATGACTGAAAAGACCGAACGCTGCCCGGTTTGCGACGGCGATGGCCGTATTGCAACGCTCGAATCCACGCTCGGCATGATCGACCGCTGGATGGCTCGCGCCAAGGCCAAGGGCAAGCTCCGCGAAGTGACCCTCGTGGTAAGCGCCCAGGTGATCGACGTGCTCTGCAAGGACCACAACCGCATGTTCAACTACTTGGAATACAAGCATGGCATGAGCATCAGCCTGGTGGAAGACGAACACGCTCACATCAACCAGTTCTGGTTCTACGACAAGAACAACGAAGACATTACCGACCTCTACAAGTTCGTGTAA
- the pta gene encoding phosphate acetyltransferase: MNRVYLVASANMEAKVKEVMDAVAGAGLIAAAYKPCVNGADAVKELKAHNSAVLMEKIAADFLSQDFDSVDAVVVEGAQGMSDVMAQKYNDSLATALDAKIYSDGEDADLFCPKRLLACCKCLAADLAAEPAERKTSQAMFRAGLLLKASKAKKRIVLPEGSEPRTVQAAKLVIDRKIAVPVLIGKKDEIFAVAKEQGVTLPADIEIIEPSAELAEKYVPTLVELRKSKGMTEDQARAALADNVMLGTMMLKMGEVDGLVSGAIHSTADTLRPALQVIKCAPGVKSVSSVFFMCMPDKTYIYGDCAINLNPTAEELAGIAQQCDDTAKAFGLPSRVALLSYSTMNSGKGPDADLVREATKIVKEARPEMLVDGPLQYDAATVPSVGSLKAPGSTVAGKATVFVFPSLSAGNIGYKAVQRSAHGTIAIGPMLQGLAKPVNDLSRGALVEDIVYTIALTAVQAN, encoded by the coding sequence ATGAATCGAGTGTATTTGGTCGCCTCCGCCAATATGGAAGCCAAAGTCAAGGAAGTCATGGATGCAGTCGCAGGTGCCGGCCTAATTGCAGCCGCCTACAAGCCCTGCGTGAACGGTGCCGACGCCGTCAAGGAACTGAAGGCCCACAATTCCGCCGTGCTTATGGAAAAGATCGCGGCCGACTTTCTTTCGCAGGACTTTGATTCCGTAGACGCCGTGGTGGTCGAAGGTGCACAGGGCATGAGCGACGTGATGGCCCAGAAGTACAATGATTCCTTGGCAACCGCCCTCGATGCAAAGATTTATTCTGACGGCGAAGACGCCGACTTGTTCTGCCCCAAGCGCCTGCTCGCTTGCTGCAAGTGCCTCGCTGCAGACCTTGCCGCCGAACCGGCCGAACGCAAGACCAGCCAGGCCATGTTCCGTGCAGGCCTTCTCCTCAAGGCTTCCAAGGCTAAGAAGCGCATCGTGCTCCCCGAAGGTTCTGAACCGCGTACCGTGCAGGCCGCGAAGCTCGTGATTGACCGCAAGATTGCAGTGCCGGTGCTCATCGGCAAGAAGGACGAAATCTTTGCTGTTGCCAAGGAACAGGGTGTAACGCTCCCGGCTGATATCGAAATTATTGAACCGTCTGCAGAACTTGCCGAAAAGTATGTGCCGACTCTCGTGGAACTCCGCAAGTCCAAGGGCATGACCGAAGACCAGGCCCGCGCAGCACTCGCCGACAACGTGATGCTCGGCACCATGATGCTCAAGATGGGCGAAGTCGATGGCCTTGTTTCTGGCGCCATCCACTCCACCGCTGACACATTGCGCCCCGCTTTGCAGGTGATCAAGTGCGCTCCGGGCGTGAAGTCCGTGAGCTCCGTGTTCTTTATGTGCATGCCGGACAAGACTTACATTTACGGCGACTGCGCTATTAACCTGAACCCGACTGCCGAAGAACTCGCCGGCATTGCCCAACAGTGCGACGACACCGCCAAGGCCTTCGGCCTCCCGAGCCGTGTCGCCTTGCTCAGCTACAGCACCATGAACAGCGGCAAGGGCCCGGATGCAGACCTCGTGCGCGAAGCCACCAAGATCGTGAAGGAAGCCCGCCCCGAAATGCTCGTGGATGGCCCGCTGCAGTATGACGCCGCGACCGTGCCGAGCGTCGGTTCCCTGAAGGCCCCGGGCAGCACCGTCGCCGGCAAGGCGACCGTGTTCGTGTTCCCGAGCCTCTCTGCCGGTAACATCGGCTACAAGGCCGTGCAGCGCAGTGCCCATGGCACGATTGCCATCGGCCCGATGTTGCAGGGCCTCGCCAAGCCGGTGAACGACCTCAGCCGCGGCGCCCTCGTGGAAGACATCGTCTACACGATTGCCCTTACAGCAGTTCAAGCTAACTAA
- a CDS encoding fibro-slime domain-containing protein, with protein sequence MTLLVVNTFAQDCVAIAHVIYDGNNLFYADNEANFKYKQLSKEDDGTFKVCFTQERLEGSDRKGREDVRQLRFGSFCAEGKDSCASYLNEGHEPFLAELFPEYKNGVDSQQVFQVWLQINPDGTLTKSTTKPVIVEPAKKTIRFLAPWSNTGVVIMLNGKADYTTPVGSPYCGWFEYRAVLTPKDAYVSFKQTIGDLHIGAEGASKEEIPVEQEIKLDSLLQISDTVWIVGSKYSEPELYTEFPGELGDCPIKKLPVMMFDWLHGDGSDEENTKAQAGTTSQDFGTGGCKNDNGHQIMKGMVERELGPNGVPVPAANFPSNCKVTEHLGNWFLPEVVATDAAGNSYTNATCRDLELSLTDDGFWFGQKNTESPERGLFFLDDFQFLDSAGTVPNPMYDNISSDYGTHNYGFTMKIQATFEYVPGQYFEFLGDDDVWVFINNKLVVDIGGQHTQIEGKVKLDTIGKNNPADKLIPGETYPFHIFYAERHRNESNFKMRTSMDLKAEASMFLTDLSDDPKLIVKEVWQIVRETVLACDFSTSPEKQHTERGPSNFTLYGKSLDKNGVALKTLDSAYYGGITVTNDFTMITIDTKAITKAQALPPGNYYVRVRLKTNPDDYKDIPFTIEPYELPNIAFANVKDSIYSIVDFDTQDTLNFTEYWSPFGDELSRSISSDTLPINLSRDKSEKLWAGQSYPVSIMYAEEWAIIYNGIAVNIKTSTPNLIVCDAMGNPINQVLLMGGRARFFVKATDEVIDGVLTISTEGSKNKEIQWTKINIAVPPVPQIENAYIYDRTGDGRADSIWIKLTKPIDARTSIDSIKFLFQEDYEEYKATKVAYKVDNYNIGDISISITAPGTGFESNIFTGGKTSPYAGLINIWYTYIDEDNKIAHFPVDGSLTDMVGPVITAAEVKYLKDGNTQVTLTFSEGIDGTDAHTELFRFHCWKNNVQDSIIKSASDILTSPEDQWKLIFPKGLDTDIVPAVGDSVRFMPPSQLGMALDLVGVGPHEMNPWIRITGEQKVTVTSPKVVSLSTESETFDSARVIIQSPEATVPKLVSAETSMSADQVAAQYGTQGHYLGDLDMAELVENEIAEIVKAVQNKSDGYKRKEDVELEEETGVPAKSYSLKEIIAAVDAGTMTINEAKKQYGLSEVIVDAYKNNLLNSENLGNYERGTKADVQKIVSAVADKTELRYEAIYYSSLGHYVNSHSGTITCNDDIFKEGGKQNCLENGGRLFLAWNMRSDNGRLAATGVYIARLIFRVKVNTKVIVNRTQDFLWGVRRGQVNAIDFGL encoded by the coding sequence TTGACCCTTTTAGTTGTTAACACATTTGCGCAGGACTGTGTTGCCATAGCCCATGTTATTTACGATGGCAATAACCTTTTCTACGCCGATAACGAAGCCAATTTCAAGTACAAGCAGTTGAGCAAAGAAGACGACGGTACGTTTAAAGTCTGCTTCACTCAGGAACGCCTTGAAGGTTCCGACCGAAAGGGTAGAGAAGACGTGCGCCAGTTGCGTTTCGGCTCTTTCTGCGCCGAGGGCAAGGATTCCTGCGCCTCTTACTTGAACGAAGGCCACGAACCCTTCCTCGCCGAACTGTTCCCTGAGTACAAGAACGGCGTCGACAGTCAGCAGGTGTTCCAGGTCTGGCTCCAGATTAACCCCGACGGCACGTTGACAAAGTCAACGACCAAACCGGTCATTGTGGAACCTGCCAAGAAGACGATCCGCTTCCTCGCTCCGTGGAGCAATACGGGTGTGGTCATCATGCTGAACGGCAAGGCCGACTACACGACTCCGGTGGGTAGTCCCTACTGCGGCTGGTTCGAATACCGCGCCGTACTGACCCCCAAAGACGCCTACGTGTCTTTCAAGCAGACCATCGGTGACCTGCATATCGGTGCCGAAGGCGCCTCCAAGGAAGAAATCCCCGTGGAACAGGAAATCAAGCTGGATTCCCTGCTGCAAATTTCCGATACCGTCTGGATTGTGGGTTCCAAGTACAGCGAACCCGAACTCTATACGGAATTCCCCGGCGAACTCGGCGACTGCCCCATCAAGAAGCTCCCGGTCATGATGTTCGACTGGCTGCATGGCGATGGCAGCGACGAAGAAAACACCAAGGCCCAGGCCGGCACCACAAGCCAGGACTTCGGTACCGGTGGATGCAAGAACGACAATGGTCACCAGATTATGAAGGGCATGGTCGAACGAGAACTGGGCCCCAACGGCGTTCCTGTTCCTGCTGCAAACTTCCCGAGCAACTGCAAAGTTACAGAACACCTCGGCAACTGGTTCTTGCCCGAAGTTGTCGCAACCGATGCCGCCGGCAATAGCTACACCAACGCCACCTGTCGTGACCTTGAACTTTCGCTCACCGACGATGGCTTCTGGTTCGGCCAGAAAAATACCGAAAGCCCTGAAAGAGGTCTTTTCTTCTTGGACGACTTCCAGTTCCTCGATTCGGCAGGCACTGTGCCGAACCCCATGTACGACAACATTTCCTCTGACTACGGGACGCACAACTACGGCTTTACCATGAAGATCCAGGCCACCTTCGAATACGTGCCTGGCCAGTACTTTGAATTCCTGGGCGACGACGATGTGTGGGTGTTCATCAACAACAAGTTGGTGGTGGATATCGGCGGCCAGCATACGCAGATCGAGGGCAAGGTCAAACTCGACACCATCGGCAAGAATAATCCTGCAGACAAGCTAATTCCTGGCGAAACATACCCCTTCCACATCTTCTACGCCGAACGTCACCGCAACGAATCGAACTTCAAGATGCGCACCTCCATGGACTTGAAGGCCGAAGCGAGTATGTTCCTGACTGACCTTTCGGATGACCCGAAGTTGATTGTCAAGGAAGTATGGCAGATTGTGCGCGAAACGGTTCTCGCTTGCGACTTTTCCACTAGCCCCGAAAAGCAGCACACCGAACGTGGCCCGTCTAACTTTACCCTTTACGGCAAGAGCCTCGACAAGAATGGCGTCGCTCTCAAGACACTCGATTCCGCTTACTACGGCGGCATTACCGTGACAAACGACTTCACCATGATTACCATCGATACCAAGGCGATCACGAAGGCTCAGGCGCTCCCGCCGGGAAACTACTATGTCCGCGTGCGTCTCAAGACCAATCCGGATGACTACAAGGATATTCCCTTCACTATTGAACCTTATGAATTGCCCAACATTGCCTTTGCAAACGTGAAGGATTCCATCTACTCCATCGTGGATTTCGATACCCAGGATACCCTGAACTTCACGGAATACTGGAGCCCCTTTGGTGATGAACTGAGCCGCAGCATTTCTAGCGACACCTTGCCCATCAACTTGAGTAGGGACAAATCCGAAAAACTCTGGGCCGGACAGTCTTACCCCGTCAGCATCATGTATGCCGAAGAATGGGCTATCATTTATAACGGCATCGCCGTGAACATCAAGACTTCAACTCCGAACCTCATCGTTTGCGACGCCATGGGTAACCCCATCAACCAGGTGCTGCTGATGGGTGGCCGAGCAAGGTTCTTTGTGAAGGCTACCGACGAGGTGATTGACGGGGTGCTCACCATCTCGACCGAAGGCTCCAAGAACAAGGAAATTCAATGGACCAAGATCAACATCGCGGTGCCGCCGGTTCCGCAAATTGAGAACGCCTATATTTACGACCGTACAGGTGACGGCCGCGCCGACAGCATCTGGATTAAGCTCACTAAGCCGATCGACGCACGCACCAGTATCGATTCGATCAAGTTCCTGTTCCAGGAAGACTACGAAGAATACAAGGCGACCAAGGTCGCATATAAGGTCGACAATTACAACATCGGTGATATTTCTATTTCGATTACCGCTCCGGGAACGGGCTTCGAATCGAATATCTTTACCGGTGGCAAGACCAGTCCTTATGCCGGCTTGATCAACATCTGGTACACCTACATTGACGAAGACAACAAGATTGCTCATTTCCCTGTTGACGGTTCCTTGACGGATATGGTAGGCCCAGTGATTACCGCCGCCGAAGTCAAGTACCTGAAAGACGGCAATACGCAGGTGACATTGACCTTCAGTGAAGGCATTGACGGCACCGACGCCCACACCGAATTGTTTAGGTTCCATTGCTGGAAGAACAACGTCCAGGATTCCATCATCAAGAGTGCAAGTGACATTCTGACCTCTCCTGAAGATCAGTGGAAACTGATTTTCCCGAAGGGTCTCGACACCGATATTGTTCCTGCCGTAGGCGACTCCGTACGCTTTATGCCGCCGTCACAGTTGGGTATGGCTCTCGACCTTGTCGGAGTCGGTCCTCACGAAATGAACCCCTGGATTCGCATTACCGGCGAACAGAAGGTGACCGTGACCAGCCCGAAGGTGGTAAGCCTTTCTACCGAATCGGAAACCTTCGACAGCGCCCGCGTGATTATCCAGAGCCCCGAAGCGACCGTGCCCAAGCTGGTTTCTGCCGAGACATCCATGTCGGCGGACCAGGTGGCTGCACAGTACGGTACGCAGGGACATTACCTGGGCGACTTGGACATGGCAGAACTTGTAGAAAACGAAATCGCCGAAATCGTGAAGGCTGTGCAGAACAAGTCCGACGGTTACAAGCGCAAGGAAGACGTAGAGCTTGAAGAAGAAACGGGCGTTCCGGCCAAGAGCTATTCGCTTAAGGAAATCATTGCCGCAGTAGACGCCGGTACCATGACGATCAACGAAGCCAAAAAGCAATACGGCTTGAGCGAAGTCATCGTGGATGCTTACAAGAACAATCTGCTGAATAGTGAAAACCTGGGTAACTACGAACGTGGAACCAAGGCTGACGTTCAGAAAATCGTGAGTGCCGTCGCTGACAAGACCGAGTTGCGTTACGAGGCAATCTACTATTCGAGCCTGGGCCATTACGTGAATAGTCATTCGGGTACTATTACCTGTAACGACGACATCTTTAAGGAAGGTGGCAAGCAGAACTGTCTCGAAAATGGCGGCCGACTCTTCTTGGCTTGGAACATGCGTTCCGATAACGGACGGTTGGCCGCAACTGGCGTCTATATCGCCCGACTCATTTTCCGTGTGAAGGTGAACACCAAGGTCATCGTCAACCGTACGCAGGACTTCCTGTGGGGCGTGCGTCGCGGCCAGGTAAATGCCATCGACTTTGGCCTCTAG